The sequence tgactaaacttacgtaacctttttattttaggaggaaaaaattcacaaaccttgtgaaaatagagttttacgtaaaacctatgaattttacgtaaatcttttatttttagacataatttacgtaaggtttgactaaatttacgtagcctttttactttaggagaaaaatccacaaacattgtgaaaattagagttttacgtaaaacctttgaactttacgtaaagattgtatttttagatataatttacgtatagtttgacaaaatttacgtaacctttttatttttggataaaaaaaaattcacaatccttgtgaaaatagagttttacgtaaaatctatgaattttacgtaaatcttttatttttagacataattttcgtaaggtttgactaaatttacgtaaccttgtcattttaggagaaaaaatccacaaaccttgtgaaatttagagttttacgtaaaacctttgaattttacgttaatcttttatttttagatataatttacatatagtttgactaaatttacgtaaccttttattttagatgaaaaaaattcataaaccttgtgaaaatagagttttacgtaaaacctatgaattttacgtaaatcttttatttttagacataatttacgtaatgtttgactaaatttacgtaaccttgttatttaggagaaaaaatccacaaaccttgtgaaaattagagttttactaaaacgtttgaactttacgtaaatattttatttttagacataatttacgtatagtttgactaaatttaggtaacctttttattttaggagaaaaaaattcacaaaccttgtgaaaatagattttacgtaaaacctatgaattttacgtaaatctcttacttttagacataatttacgtaaggtttgactaaatttaagtaacccttttactttaggagaaaaatccacaaacattgtaaaaattagagttttacgtaaaacttttgaactttacgtaaatagtttatttttaggtataatttatgtatagtttgactaaacttacgtaatttttttattttaggagaaaaaaattcacaaaccttgtgaaaatagagttttacgtaaaacctatgaattttacgtaaatcttttatttttagacataatttacgtaaggtttgactaaatttacgtagcccttttactttaggagaaaaatccacaaacattgtgaaaattagagttttacgtaaaacctttgaactttacgtaaagattttatttttagatataatttacgtatagtttgaccaaatttacgtaacctttttatttttggataaaaaaattcacaaacgttgtgaaaatagagttttacgtaaaacctatgaattttacataaatcttttatttttagacataatttacgtaaggtttgactaaatttacgtaacccttttactttaggagaaaaatccacaaacattgtgaaaattagagttttactttgaactttacgtaaagattttattttagatataatttacgtatagttttgctaaatttaggtaacctttttattttaggagaaacaaattcacaaagcttgtgaaaatagagttttacgtaaattttttattttatcagtccCTATATTAAATATCTAACATATAATTTAGTTcttgtattttaataatatattgtttactttttattttttattttgatcaacagttttgtcagttaaatttttaaattattcaaCAGATTAATCCCTCTACAAGGGACTATACTGTTGAATTGAGGTAAAATTAAGAACTGGATAGTGTATTATTAAGATATAATGACTAAataatgattagattaaaatatagggactcatatattatttaccttgtaattaataatctttaaactttctataattaaatattacctgCTAGAGCAGGTtaccttttttattaattttaattaactttatttttattaacacatgttcaattatTATTGGATactaaaataaagtatgattacTTTTTTTTCTAACATAGTAACCATAGAATTTACCTATATAAAAGAGTATAATTAACTTTGAAAGTGTATAGTTTGATAAGATATAGTGTAACgagtctaaatatataaaccAACCTCTCTATCGATCGAAATATAAAGACCACATTATCTCATAAAGCCAGAATAATACTAATTTGAAGTCGAAAAAATGAGATGTAGGTGCTCTAACATATGCAAACATCAGAATGAAATTGAATATTCAAAGCATAGTATAATCTCCCCAAAAAGCCTACATTGCTTTTGGTAACTAAAAGCCCCCTGAGGATTGAACCCTTTTGCTCTATTAGCAGAAGCTCAATCCTATCAATTTATGATAAAAAGCATACAGCTGAAGTAGTACTGGGAAATCATTTCGATTCAAGTCAAACACATAGGGTTTGTTCTTAACATTGAAATTAACACAACATCAAGAGCCAGCCAATGGTCAATAACATACATAATCAATACTACAGGTCCATAATTAAGCaacttaaaacataaaattccagcttaattttaaaattgaacTCAAGAACAGGCTCACTGATACGATGAGGAATAAAGAGGGCGCCTATGTTCATCGAAGAACTCATCCCGATTGATGTAGATGATGGCGTATATGGCATAGATTATTCCAGGAATGTAACCGAGTATAGTCAGTAGCAAGCAAATAAGGAATTCAGCCTGCAAGAATGTCAATTCCGTTTATGTTATGAGCAA comes from Euphorbia lathyris chromosome 8, ddEupLath1.1, whole genome shotgun sequence and encodes:
- the LOC136202972 gene encoding UPF0057 membrane protein At4g30660-like; protein product: MPSGCEICCEVLIAVLLPPLGVCLRHGCCTAEFLICLLLTILGYIPGIIYAIYAIIYINRDEFFDEHRRPLYSSSYQ